DNA from Planctomycetota bacterium:
AAGAGCTGGATTTTTTGCGGGCGTTCGCTGCGGTAGAGCCGGGCCATGAGCGCGTCCGGGTCGGCCCCGGCGGCGACGCATTCGCCAGCCAGCTGGAACGTGCGGGCGGACGCGTTGGAGTAGCCGAACCAGCCGGTGTCGGTCGCCATCGCCGCGAACAGCGCGACGGCCATCGGCTCGTCGATGGAGACGTCGAGCGTGTGGATCAGCCGCATCGCCACCTCGGCCGCGGCGCCGGCGGTGGTGTCGACGAGGTGCCGGTCGGGCCAGTCCTCCTGGGTCAGGTGGTGATCGAGGACGAGCTTGCGTCCATCGAAGGCCTCGACGGTCTCGCGTAGGCTGGGCAGCTGCGACCACGTGCCGGTATCGCAGACGAGCAGCGTGTCGACACCGTCGAAGTGGGGTGCGGGTGGTACACCTTGTTGCATGACTTGGTGGGGCACGCCGTGATAGAGGAAGGCGTACTTCTCGGGGATTTCGCTCAGGACGAGGCAGGACGCGTCGAAACCGAGCGACGCGAGTGCGCGCTGCAACGCCGCGGTCGTGCCAAGTGCGTCCCCGTCGGGTCGGACGTGTGTCGTTAGCAGAACGCGTTTCGAGCCGCGAAGTTCATCAGCAAACGCACTTACTTCGACGTCGGACGGAGTCATGGAAGAGGGTACGGAGCAGCGTCGAGACGAAGTCGTTCGTGGTGACGGAGCCGTGGGCAGAGCGAAGCGTCGCCCCGGGGCGGGGTTAGACGCTGCATCGAGACCAGACCATGGACGACGCTTCGCTCTGTCCGATGCTTCGGGGGGAGACCGTGTTTCGAGCGTGTCGAGTGTCGGAGCTTTGTGCCTGGAGCGCTCGAGCCTCACGCGTCCGGGAGGTCGACGAGACCCGGTCCGCGAGTGAGCGAAGTCAAAGCGAACGTCACCGTCGTGACCGCAGCAAATCCGGCTGCAATGACGTAGAGACCAGACGCGTGGTCGAGCTGCGTGGTTGCTGACGTCGCGACGCACGCTGAAAAGGCAGCAGTAGCTGCGAGCAGCAGCGGAACTCGGATGACGCGTCGTCGGACGATGCACGAGGTGACCAGCGTCACGAGAGCGATCACGAGCCAGACGGCATCGCCGCGGAGGAGGGCGGCGAGTTGGGCGTTGAAGTCCGACTGAGCCGGCCGCAGCACGGCGGCCGAGCCGTAGAGGGCGGC
Protein-coding regions in this window:
- a CDS encoding DHH family phosphoesterase; protein product: MTPSDVEVSAFADELRGSKRVLLTTHVRPDGDALGTTAALQRALASLGFDASCLVLSEIPEKYAFLYHGVPHQVMQQGVPPAPHFDGVDTLLVCDTGTWSQLPSLRETVEAFDGRKLVLDHHLTQEDWPDRHLVDTTAGAAAEVAMRLIHTLDVSIDEPMAVALFAAMATDTGWFGYSNASARTFQLAGECVAAGADPDALMARLYRSERPQKIQLFAKGLSSLDLRHDDRLAVMTLRRSDYQAADAEAQDSEDLINEPMKIASVAVSLLVGEPLTPDPTGKQAIKVSLRSKGQVDCAALLQPFGGGGHARAAGARVEGDIDTVRERVAEAVFQLL